A single window of Acinetobacter wuhouensis DNA harbors:
- a CDS encoding HopJ type III effector protein codes for MAQDLLKQLQAGEAQFADVIAFIEAHYTHMPTAFQNGQQHNAATENQGSAKVFSFAQLNNLDQQQTLNLFAEHYASVLANPEATDHQNIRQFMQHGWDGIKFEGNALTAK; via the coding sequence GTGGCTCAAGATTTATTAAAACAACTGCAAGCAGGTGAAGCTCAATTTGCCGATGTCATTGCTTTTATTGAAGCACATTATACGCACATGCCAACTGCATTTCAAAATGGTCAACAACACAATGCAGCGACTGAAAACCAAGGCAGTGCTAAAGTCTTTTCTTTCGCGCAATTGAATAATTTAGATCAACAACAAACTTTAAATCTATTTGCGGAACATTATGCTTCTGTATTGGCAAACCCTGAAGCAACAGATCATCAGAACATTCGCCAGTTTATGCAACATGGTTGGGATGGAATCAAATTTGAAGGTAACGCTTTAACAGCAAAATAA
- a CDS encoding flavin reductase family protein: protein MIFNTSDLAANEIYRLLVGGVTPRPIAWISTLSKDGVANIAPYSFFNVASCNPPILWYSQVNPRDGQNKDTLRNLIETQQCVVHIVNTALLEQMNLSCVSLPAEQSEFDFAQIETEPSQTVLALAVKHAPIRYECHLREVIELSSLPSGGTAVLLDVKSIYVDDQLWDGRVIDQEKLQSVGKMGGDFYSLSTDLATLARP, encoded by the coding sequence ATGATTTTTAATACGTCAGACTTGGCAGCAAATGAAATTTATCGTTTGCTTGTAGGTGGCGTCACGCCTCGACCAATTGCTTGGATCAGTACTTTATCTAAAGATGGTGTTGCTAATATTGCACCCTATTCGTTTTTTAATGTTGCCAGTTGCAATCCACCGATCTTATGGTATTCGCAAGTCAATCCAAGAGATGGGCAAAATAAAGATACACTGCGAAATCTCATCGAAACTCAACAATGTGTGGTACATATTGTAAATACAGCTTTGCTTGAGCAGATGAATTTATCTTGCGTTTCACTGCCTGCGGAGCAAAGTGAGTTTGATTTTGCACAGATTGAAACTGAGCCGAGTCAAACAGTTCTAGCGCTCGCTGTGAAACATGCACCTATTCGTTATGAATGTCATCTAAGAGAAGTAATTGAACTAAGCTCACTTCCATCAGGTGGTACAGCTGTCTTGCTGGATGTGAAATCAATTTATGTCGATGACCAGCTTTGGGACGGTCGTGTGATTGATCAAGAAAAGCTACAGAGTGTGGGCAAAATGGGTGGAGATTTTTATAGTCTTAGCACTGATTTAGCCACATTAGCGCGACCTTAG
- a CDS encoding GFA family protein — translation MSAEKLYTGSCLCGGIRYEIHGEIGDIIECHCRRCRKANGSAFAANAPIQKADFKIVQGEQLLKKYQSSETTQRCFCGECASPIISIKAETPDTYRLRIGTLDTPLEQKPTMHTFTAYKAEWDTICDGLPQYDERP, via the coding sequence ATGTCTGCTGAAAAACTATATACAGGAAGTTGTTTGTGTGGTGGGATTCGCTATGAAATTCATGGCGAAATTGGCGATATTATCGAGTGTCATTGCCGTCGTTGTCGTAAGGCAAATGGTAGTGCTTTTGCTGCCAATGCACCCATTCAAAAAGCAGATTTTAAAATCGTACAAGGTGAGCAGTTACTGAAAAAATATCAGTCTAGTGAAACCACACAGCGTTGTTTTTGTGGTGAATGTGCTTCACCGATTATCAGTATTAAAGCTGAAACACCTGATACTTATCGTTTAAGAATTGGAACTTTGGATACACCACTCGAGCAAAAGCCAACCATGCATACATTTACCGCTTATAAGGCGGAGTGGGATACGATTTGTGATGGTTTACCACAGTACGATGAACGACCTTAA
- a CDS encoding TIGR03862 family flavoprotein: MPNKRIAIVGAGPAGLMAAEVLSAHNYEVHIFEQKPSAARKFLMAGKTGLNISHAEPLEQFVQRYDQVEWLSPWVKQWDANWIQAWMQNLGIESYIGTSGRIFPIEMKAAPLLRAWLKRLAEQKVTFHYRHQILDLSNQILKIQDLKTEQIFEQEFDAIVLACGAVSWSRLGSDGAWQKWLNAEEIEPFQASNAGVEKAWSRFMQAVFGQPLKRVEAWVEHASKTQGDIVITHYGLESGLIYKQGRALRQQLKQQQSMCLYLDLLPDLTVAQLAQKLQPSKKQSTANIWRKAGLDIAKANLVREVVDKSLWNHAVKLANEIKHLKIELSGFRPIEEAISCAGGVKQSVFTEHLQLKSNPHVFCCGEMLDWDAPTGGYLLTACFATGRAAGQGVHQYLTK, translated from the coding sequence ATGCCGAATAAACGCATTGCGATTGTCGGGGCAGGTCCTGCGGGTTTGATGGCTGCGGAAGTGCTGAGTGCGCATAATTATGAAGTGCATATCTTTGAGCAGAAACCTTCGGCAGCACGCAAATTTTTGATGGCAGGTAAAACAGGGTTAAATATTTCCCATGCTGAACCGCTTGAACAATTTGTACAGCGTTATGATCAGGTGGAATGGTTAAGCCCGTGGGTCAAACAATGGGATGCCAATTGGATTCAAGCGTGGATGCAGAATTTAGGTATTGAATCCTATATCGGTACTTCGGGACGGATTTTCCCAATTGAAATGAAAGCTGCGCCGTTGTTACGAGCTTGGCTGAAACGTTTGGCTGAGCAAAAGGTCACATTTCATTATCGTCATCAAATTTTGGATTTGAGCAATCAAATTTTAAAAATTCAGGATTTGAAAACGGAACAGATTTTTGAGCAAGAGTTTGATGCAATCGTTCTTGCTTGCGGTGCAGTGTCATGGTCACGTTTAGGCAGTGATGGCGCATGGCAAAAATGGCTGAATGCGGAAGAAATTGAGCCATTTCAAGCCAGTAATGCAGGTGTGGAAAAAGCATGGTCTAGGTTTATGCAAGCTGTGTTTGGGCAACCTTTAAAACGTGTTGAGGCATGGGTAGAGCATGCATCTAAAACACAGGGTGATATTGTCATTACACATTATGGTTTAGAAAGTGGGCTGATTTATAAGCAAGGACGAGCGTTAAGACAGCAACTGAAACAGCAACAATCTATGTGCTTATATTTGGATTTGTTGCCTGATTTGACGGTGGCACAATTGGCGCAAAAATTACAGCCTTCAAAAAAGCAATCGACTGCGAATATTTGGCGTAAAGCGGGCTTGGATATTGCTAAAGCCAATTTAGTCCGTGAAGTGGTGGATAAATCACTGTGGAATCACGCTGTAAAGTTGGCGAATGAAATTAAACATTTAAAAATCGAGCTATCAGGTTTTCGTCCAATTGAGGAAGCGATTAGCTGTGCAGGTGGTGTGAAACAATCTGTATTCACTGAGCATTTACAACTGAAATCCAATCCTCATGTGTTTTGTTGTGGGGAAATGTTGGATTGGGATGCACCAACGGGCGGATATTTACTGACTGCGTGTTTTGCGACAGGTCGTGCAGCAGGGCAAGGTGTGCATCAGTATTTAACAAAGTGA
- a CDS encoding class I SAM-dependent methyltransferase: MFMPIRQFQAHRMRAPRDFQAIENHPICIEIGAGKGKHALLFSGQHPDLKLIAIERTREKFLAMQKQHQLEGQSNLTPMHADALPWVVHALFPQQVQQFFILYPNPEPHNPAQRWLNMPFFEFLISRLAVNGTITLASNIPEYIEEAEQQLKQVWHLPYEKQVIASDSARTHFEVKYLERGELCQQLIISKPENYTTRFDDFQPLQGQNTQMTESKDAE; encoded by the coding sequence CTGTTTATGCCAATTCGTCAATTTCAAGCACATCGCATGCGCGCTCCTCGTGATTTCCAAGCCATTGAGAATCATCCTATTTGTATAGAAATAGGTGCAGGTAAGGGGAAACATGCTTTGTTATTTTCAGGGCAACATCCTGATTTGAAATTGATCGCCATTGAACGGACACGTGAAAAATTTTTAGCGATGCAAAAGCAACATCAACTCGAAGGGCAAAGCAATTTAACCCCAATGCATGCTGATGCTTTGCCGTGGGTGGTGCATGCTTTATTCCCACAACAAGTACAACAATTTTTTATACTCTATCCAAATCCTGAGCCACATAATCCTGCTCAGCGTTGGTTGAATATGCCATTTTTTGAGTTTCTCATCTCAAGATTAGCTGTGAATGGCACTATTACTTTAGCCAGTAATATTCCTGAATATATTGAAGAAGCGGAACAACAACTAAAACAGGTTTGGCATTTACCTTATGAAAAGCAGGTGATCGCATCAGATTCAGCACGCACTCATTTTGAAGTGAAATACTTGGAACGGGGTGAGTTGTGTCAGCAGTTAATCATTTCTAAACCTGAAAATTACACAACTCGCTTTGATGATTTTCAGCCTTTGCAAGGTCAAAATACGCAAATGACTGAGTCTAAAGATGCCGAATAA
- a CDS encoding DNA gyrase inhibitor YacG yields the protein MPKSFPCPRCGEATTWENNEFRPFCSDRCKLIDLGAWANEDYKLPTEDSPPEEDS from the coding sequence ATGCCTAAATCATTTCCATGTCCACGTTGTGGTGAAGCGACCACTTGGGAAAATAATGAATTTCGTCCATTTTGTTCAGATCGTTGTAAATTGATTGATCTCGGCGCTTGGGCAAATGAAGATTATAAGCTTCCGACTGAAGACTCTCCTCCTGAAGAAGACTCATAA
- a CDS encoding IS3 family transposase (programmed frameshift), which produces MAKRFSPEFKQQAIDYALSNSHESVAAIAQKLGVGYSTLDKWIRETNPAGSSKRQLSPEQQRIVELEKEVKQLKEANDNLKKSACVLSNRSCQEKYTVIQDLDMNEVTVSSACKYLGVSTSGYYAWRKRQANTAQKYNDLKAVYWQHHARLGAPSLVHDMHDLGYNMSERTIGRMLKKLGLRSRIARKYKHTTDSTHRLPTAPNLLDRQFTVTQPNKVWTTDITYIRTKEGWLYLCVMLDLFSRRIVGWQTSHRIDRQLVCDTFNYAMARQGYPTGVMVHSDQGSQYCSRDFRALLLKNDCTQSMSRRGNCWDNAVTESFFHTLKGHVVHGSVFSTRKEANAVLFDYIEIYYNRVRRHSANGWLSPEAFEQKYFKNLEGSIVHDTV; this is translated from the exons ATGGCTAAACGTTTTAGTCCCGAATTTAAACAGCAAGCGATTGATTATGCACTTTCAAACTCACACGAGTCTGTAGCTGCAATCGCCCAGAAATTAGGTGTGGGTTATTCAACATTAGATAAATGGATTCGTGAAACCAATCCGGCAGGTTCAAGCAAACGTCAACTTTCACCAGAACAACAGCGGATCGTGGAATTAGAGAAAGAAGTCAAACAGCTCAAGGAAGCCAATGACA ATCTTAAAAAAAGCGCATGTGTACTTTCTAACAGATCATGCCAAGAAAAGTACACGGTAATTCAAGATCTAGATATGAATGAAGTCACCGTATCTTCTGCCTGTAAATACCTAGGTGTCAGCACTTCAGGCTATTATGCCTGGCGAAAACGTCAAGCCAATACGGCACAGAAATATAATGACTTAAAAGCCGTATATTGGCAGCATCATGCACGATTGGGTGCACCTTCATTAGTACATGACATGCATGATTTAGGTTACAACATGAGCGAACGTACTATTGGAAGGATGCTAAAAAAGCTTGGTTTACGTAGCAGGATTGCGCGTAAATACAAGCATACGACTGATTCAACCCATCGTTTGCCTACAGCACCCAACTTGTTGGATCGCCAATTTACAGTTACTCAGCCTAATAAAGTCTGGACAACAGACATTACCTATATCCGCACTAAAGAAGGTTGGTTGTATTTATGTGTGATGCTAGATTTATTTAGCCGTCGTATCGTGGGGTGGCAAACCAGCCATCGAATAGACCGCCAGTTGGTGTGTGATACGTTTAACTATGCAATGGCTCGTCAGGGTTATCCAACTGGTGTTATGGTTCATTCGGACCAAGGCTCACAGTACTGTAGTCGTGATTTTAGAGCGCTGTTACTGAAAAATGATTGTACTCAGAGTATGTCTAGACGTGGAAACTGTTGGGATAATGCAGTGACTGAAAGCTTCTTTCATACATTAAAAGGTCATGTGGTACATGGCAGTGTGTTTTCGACTCGAAAAGAGGCGAATGCGGTCTTGTTTGATTATATTGAGATTTATTACAATCGGGTCAGAAGGCATTCTGCAAACGGCTGGTTAAGTCCAGAAGCCTTTGAACAGAAATATTTCAAGAATTTAGAGGGATCGATTGTCCACGATACTGTCTAG
- a CDS encoding MBL fold metallo-hydrolase: MLQVKIVPVTAFAQNCSIVWDSETKEAVLIDAGGDPEKLKQEVEALGLTVKALWLTHGHLDHAGAVGALVKDWNVPVIGPHKEDAFWLDMIQEVSARYGFPVPDPVNVDQWLNGGETLTLGEEEFEVRFAPGHTPGHVMFYNAKYGVLWTGDVLFKGSIGRTDFPKGNHQQLLDSIQRECFSLPDETQFISGHGPMSTIGYEKQYNPFVASKAG; encoded by the coding sequence ATGTTGCAAGTCAAAATTGTTCCCGTAACAGCATTTGCTCAAAACTGTTCGATTGTCTGGGATTCCGAAACCAAAGAGGCTGTGTTGATTGATGCAGGTGGTGATCCTGAAAAATTAAAACAAGAAGTTGAAGCATTAGGTTTGACTGTAAAAGCATTGTGGTTAACGCATGGGCATTTAGATCATGCTGGTGCTGTTGGTGCATTGGTGAAAGATTGGAATGTGCCTGTGATTGGACCACATAAAGAAGATGCATTTTGGTTAGATATGATTCAAGAAGTATCTGCACGTTATGGCTTTCCTGTTCCAGATCCAGTGAATGTGGATCAATGGTTAAATGGTGGTGAGACATTAACTTTAGGCGAGGAAGAGTTTGAAGTTCGTTTTGCACCAGGTCATACCCCAGGGCATGTGATGTTCTATAATGCAAAATATGGCGTGCTGTGGACTGGAGATGTCTTATTTAAAGGTTCTATTGGTCGGACAGATTTTCCTAAGGGCAATCACCAGCAACTTTTAGATTCAATTCAACGAGAATGTTTTAGTTTGCCTGATGAAACTCAATTTATTTCAGGTCATGGGCCAATGAGTACAATTGGCTATGAAAAACAATACAACCCATTTGTTGCAAGTAAAGCTGGGTAG
- the hemH gene encoding ferrochelatase, translated as MSLSKPKVLIIVANLGTPDAPTAPAVRAFLKQFLSDQRVIEIPKFLWAIILNLFVLPFRPKRVAEAYAQVWSNDSPMREILLQQVAQTQQTLEHSNTNFDLSIVPAMTYGQPSIDAILKDAETQQFDHIILFPLFPQYSATSTAPLFDALAKWLLKQRNIPGLSLIRDYYQHPLYIQALANSVRDYQQLHGQPTKLLMSFHGIPQPYADKGDPYADRCRITAAKVAQALGLSDEQWAISFQSRFGKQEWVKPYTDQILKEWAEQGIQSVQVLSPAFSADCLETLEELAIQNAELFLNSGGQQYAYIPALNSRSDHIDLLAHLLEAQLDALKSQLQA; from the coding sequence ATGTCTTTATCCAAACCTAAAGTACTGATCATTGTTGCCAATTTGGGTACACCTGATGCACCGACTGCGCCCGCAGTTCGTGCCTTTTTAAAGCAGTTTTTATCTGATCAGCGTGTCATTGAAATTCCTAAATTTTTATGGGCAATTATTCTAAATTTGTTTGTTTTACCATTTCGACCCAAACGAGTTGCTGAAGCTTATGCACAGGTGTGGTCAAATGATTCACCGATGCGTGAAATTTTGTTGCAACAAGTGGCTCAGACTCAGCAAACACTTGAGCATTCAAATACAAATTTTGATCTTAGCATTGTTCCAGCGATGACCTATGGGCAACCAAGCATAGACGCGATTTTGAAAGATGCTGAAACTCAGCAATTTGATCACATTATACTTTTTCCTTTATTTCCCCAATATTCAGCAACCTCAACAGCACCACTATTTGATGCACTTGCAAAATGGCTGTTGAAACAAAGAAATATTCCCGGTTTAAGTTTGATTCGTGACTATTATCAGCATCCTCTCTATATTCAAGCATTGGCAAACAGTGTACGTGATTATCAACAGTTACATGGGCAGCCGACAAAGTTATTGATGTCTTTCCATGGTATTCCTCAACCTTATGCGGACAAAGGCGACCCTTATGCAGATCGTTGTCGTATCACCGCTGCGAAAGTTGCTCAAGCGTTAGGATTAAGTGATGAGCAATGGGCAATTAGCTTCCAATCACGTTTTGGTAAGCAAGAGTGGGTGAAACCTTATACGGATCAAATTTTAAAAGAATGGGCTGAACAAGGCATTCAATCTGTACAAGTTTTAAGTCCTGCATTTTCAGCAGATTGTTTGGAGACGCTTGAAGAATTAGCAATTCAAAATGCTGAATTATTTTTAAATTCAGGTGGTCAGCAATATGCATATATTCCAGCGTTAAATAGTCGTTCGGATCATATTGATCTATTGGCACATTTATTAGAAGCTCAACTCGATGCTTTGAAATCGCAATTACAGGCTTAA
- a CDS encoding DUF4062 domain-containing protein — protein sequence MLDKRYQVFITTSGKEMQPERMVITQTLIGMGFFSWGLEQRTPLSTAFARRQIDDCDYVLLLLGSQYGEQSVSGVSYLHLEYIYAVTKQKPIIVFMHENPESREAHLKEEKTILIEKFNEFRHQLQKEVEQVVTYRTLRDLELAVRSYMPQMLERYPVVGWVRPQNIQVLQDEIDRLKAKLAQVSIEQGKKEADPFLTLPKVSLHEVFNFDYRMHAYQDGNFKELSPIREMTWAELLKILSVEFRQPTPEDFFSKVLNEYLNNTGLTDAQVVMPRAHAVSRAQINVRSLHTIKQQMRQNEWIIPVGRDDRQRMLWQMTDKCLKLLENSQRISNRSSMF from the coding sequence ATGCTCGACAAACGGTATCAAGTTTTTATTACAACATCTGGCAAAGAAATGCAGCCAGAGCGCATGGTTATTACACAAACGCTCATCGGGATGGGTTTTTTTTCTTGGGGCTTAGAACAGCGTACACCTTTAAGTACGGCATTTGCTCGTCGTCAAATTGATGATTGTGATTATGTTTTATTATTGCTGGGTAGCCAATACGGTGAGCAGTCTGTTTCTGGTGTGAGTTATTTACATCTTGAGTATATTTATGCAGTGACCAAGCAGAAACCGATTATTGTGTTTATGCATGAAAATCCTGAGTCACGTGAAGCACATTTAAAAGAAGAAAAAACCATTTTGATTGAAAAATTCAACGAGTTTAGACATCAATTACAAAAAGAAGTTGAACAAGTAGTGACCTATAGAACATTGCGAGATTTAGAACTTGCTGTACGTTCTTATATGCCACAAATGTTAGAACGTTATCCTGTTGTGGGTTGGGTGAGACCACAAAATATCCAAGTTTTACAAGATGAAATTGACAGATTAAAAGCAAAATTAGCACAAGTTTCGATTGAGCAAGGCAAAAAAGAAGCAGATCCTTTTTTAACTTTGCCGAAAGTGTCTTTGCATGAAGTATTTAATTTTGATTATCGAATGCATGCTTATCAAGATGGTAATTTTAAGGAATTGTCTCCGATCAGAGAAATGACATGGGCGGAGTTGTTGAAAATTTTATCTGTAGAATTTCGTCAACCGACGCCAGAAGATTTCTTTTCAAAAGTATTGAATGAATATCTAAATAATACAGGTTTAACCGATGCTCAAGTGGTGATGCCAAGAGCACATGCGGTGTCACGTGCGCAGATTAATGTACGTTCATTGCATACCATTAAACAGCAAATGCGACAAAACGAATGGATTATTCCTGTTGGTCGGGATGATCGTCAGCGTATGTTATGGCAGATGACAGATAAATGTCTAAAATTACTTGAGAACTCTCAACGTATCAGTAATCGTTCTTCTATGTTTTAA
- the murI gene encoding glutamate racemase gives MSAILPLYPLENPMPKASADAPIGIFDSGIGGLSVAQEIAMYLPNERIVYYADTAHVPYGPRTDQDIRELTAHAIEWLYRQGCKVAVVACNTASAFSLDYLREHYGENFPIIGLVPALKPAVLQSKSKVVSVLATPATFRGQLIKDVMTRFAEPANVDVITVTNLELVPFVESGRYNSLECKQSLQKVLDPIVEKGSDYLVLGCTHYPYLKQSIQELYGDQLNLIDSGLAVARQTARILIKNGLASSSPQNDGVRLQCYVSGGNANALKIVLNHLIQEKITWSIENIAEKLG, from the coding sequence ATGAGCGCCATTCTTCCTTTATATCCTTTAGAAAATCCGATGCCTAAAGCATCAGCTGATGCCCCAATCGGTATTTTTGATTCGGGTATAGGTGGATTGTCAGTAGCTCAAGAGATTGCAATGTATTTGCCCAATGAACGTATTGTTTATTATGCAGATACTGCACATGTTCCTTATGGTCCTCGTACAGATCAGGATATTCGTGAATTAACAGCCCATGCGATTGAATGGCTCTATCGTCAGGGATGTAAAGTTGCTGTGGTCGCATGTAATACAGCATCTGCATTTAGTTTGGATTATTTACGTGAGCATTATGGGGAAAATTTTCCGATTATTGGTTTAGTACCAGCATTGAAGCCTGCTGTTTTGCAAAGCAAATCTAAAGTTGTTTCAGTTTTAGCAACGCCTGCGACTTTTCGCGGTCAATTAATTAAAGATGTCATGACACGTTTTGCTGAGCCTGCCAATGTTGATGTCATTACAGTGACTAATCTTGAATTGGTGCCATTTGTTGAATCTGGTCGATATAACAGTTTGGAGTGTAAGCAAAGCTTACAGAAAGTTTTAGATCCAATTGTAGAAAAAGGTTCTGATTATTTGGTTTTGGGATGTACACATTATCCCTATTTAAAACAAAGTATTCAGGAACTTTATGGTGATCAATTAAATCTCATTGATTCAGGTTTAGCCGTTGCACGGCAAACGGCACGAATTTTGATAAAAAATGGACTGGCTTCAAGTTCTCCGCAAAATGATGGTGTTCGTTTACAATGTTATGTGAGCGGAGGAAATGCAAATGCGTTAAAAATAGTCTTAAATCATTTAATACAAGAAAAAATTACATGGTCTATCGAAAATATTGCTGAAAAACTGGGCTAA